Proteins from one Gimesia maris genomic window:
- a CDS encoding DUF1501 domain-containing protein: protein MDPVFEYERNVTRRTLLGRSARGIGGAALASLLQPELFNGSAQAETTIPVGVKKIAPKAKRIIYLFQSGGPSHVDLFDYKPVLRKLHGSDLPDSVKGTQRVTGMTARQKSFPVVAPFWEMKQCGEHQTWISERLPYTQTIADDITIVKSVHTEAINHDPAITFINTGSQQIGHASLGSWLSYGLGSENENLPAYMVMLSQGTGKNPGQPLFDRLWGSGFLPPSHQGVKLRPGSSPVLYLSNPAGIDRKQRRKLLDDLATLNRGQAEEIGDPEIQARINSYEMAYRMQTSVPGLMDLSSETEKTFEMYGPEVRKPGSFAANCLLARRMTERGVRFVQLFHRGWDQHVSLKSQLPNQCLDVDQPSAALVKDLKQRGLLDETLVIWGGEFGRTVYSQGKIGSPSSGRDHHGRCFSIWMAGGGIKQGFEYGKTDDFCYNIVENPVHIRDMNATILHCMGIDHRRLTYPYRGLDAKLTGVEEAHVVKGILS from the coding sequence ATGGATCCTGTATTTGAATATGAACGAAATGTGACGCGTCGGACGTTGCTGGGCCGCTCGGCTCGCGGCATCGGTGGTGCGGCGCTGGCGAGCCTGTTGCAGCCGGAGTTGTTTAACGGGAGCGCGCAGGCAGAGACAACGATCCCCGTGGGGGTGAAGAAGATTGCGCCCAAAGCGAAGCGGATTATCTATCTGTTTCAGTCGGGCGGCCCTTCGCACGTCGATCTGTTTGATTATAAACCGGTACTGCGCAAGCTGCATGGATCGGATCTGCCTGATTCTGTGAAGGGAACGCAGCGGGTGACCGGGATGACGGCGCGGCAGAAATCGTTTCCTGTCGTCGCTCCTTTCTGGGAGATGAAACAATGTGGTGAGCATCAGACCTGGATCAGCGAGCGGCTGCCTTATACGCAGACGATTGCCGATGACATTACGATTGTCAAATCGGTGCATACCGAAGCGATCAATCACGACCCGGCGATTACGTTTATCAATACGGGTTCCCAGCAGATCGGCCATGCGAGTCTGGGGTCGTGGCTCAGTTATGGACTGGGTAGTGAAAACGAAAATCTGCCCGCTTATATGGTAATGCTGTCTCAGGGCACCGGCAAGAACCCCGGGCAGCCTCTGTTCGATCGGCTGTGGGGATCGGGTTTTCTGCCTCCCAGTCACCAGGGAGTCAAACTGCGTCCTGGATCGAGTCCGGTATTGTACCTGTCAAATCCGGCGGGCATTGATCGCAAACAGCGACGGAAACTGTTAGACGATCTGGCCACGCTGAACCGGGGACAGGCGGAAGAAATTGGCGATCCGGAAATTCAGGCGCGGATCAATTCGTATGAGATGGCTTACCGGATGCAGACTTCGGTGCCCGGACTGATGGATTTGTCGAGCGAGACCGAAAAAACATTTGAAATGTATGGTCCCGAAGTGCGTAAGCCGGGAAGCTTCGCTGCGAATTGTCTGCTGGCCCGGCGGATGACCGAACGAGGCGTGCGATTCGTGCAGTTGTTTCATCGCGGCTGGGATCAGCATGTTTCACTGAAGAGCCAGTTGCCGAACCAGTGCCTGGACGTGGATCAACCTTCAGCGGCTCTGGTCAAAGATCTGAAGCAGCGAGGTCTGTTGGATGAGACGCTGGTGATCTGGGGAGGTGAATTCGGTCGCACCGTTTACAGCCAGGGCAAGATTGGGAGTCCGAGTTCGGGCCGCGACCATCACGGGCGCTGCTTCTCAATCTGGATGGCTGGCGGCGGAATTAAACAGGGGTTTGAATACGGCAAAACGGATGACTTCTGTTACAACATTGTCGAGAACCCGGTTCACATCCGCGATATGAACGCGACGATTCTGCACTGCATGGGCATAGATCATCGGCGACTGACCTACCCTTATCGCGGCCTGGATGCCAAACTGACGGGAGTCGAAGAGGCCCACGTGGTCAAGGGGATTCTGAGCTGA
- a CDS encoding PSD1 and planctomycete cytochrome C domain-containing protein: MRTLSLRHWLPLLLVGISCLTLFADEKQSAPAAKTEATVDFSRDIRPILSNNCFFCHGPDEKHREGDLRLDTKAGAFESVIVPGNLKASALIERILYNDPDMQMPPAESGKKLKPAEIELLKQWVAQGATWQEHWAYIKPERAALPEVKQKDWPQNEIDYFVLARLEQAGLKPAKPADKRTLVRRLYLDLLGLPPSKEEVDAFVKSEDPRAYDKLVDRLLESPQYAERMTLKWLDLARYADTNGYSIDGGRHMWLWRDWVIDAFYKNKPYDEFITEQIAGDLLPGATDWQKVATGFNRNHMITHEGGTIPEENLVNYTVDRVKTTSEVFMGLTMGCAQCHDHKYDPITMKDFYQFYAYFNTLEDKGLDGNFGINSGPKIKVKTEISFAAAELKALDQEITQIQSRLNHPDAVRLAEWEKQARLELSQRGKDLKLHELEVVKISDPNTRTEFEISEEGHVLALSPSGRSPSISLKIKPGVEKLTGLRIVFYPNEKMPRSSIGHGKPGSLEGGFLLTSFAVSGTSVPSDQVDLYAMLKVARLTASASHPDYPVEGCLDPRDHTGWSPAPQNQSQQNLTVTFDRPYATKDASYLTVMLVWGDGKFRYGQRLMAGDYKIFGISGVDDGTNIPVEIQKILSVPRHDRAERQTTALQLYYSQIAPEFKNLWYQLENLKERRQMLTDEFETMVMNKATKPRETYILDRGQYDQPTVKVSTGVPGFLPGVPEQNPGNRLALAEWLTARENPLTTRVAVNRFWEMLFGQGIVSTTADFGSQGDPPTHPQLLDWLAVEFYEQGWDVKHILRKILLSATYQQSSEGTPELWKDDPQNRLLARGARFRLQAEVIRDATLDVSGLLVERVGGASVNPYQPEGLWREVSHYGSSPATAQVFVQDHGEKLYRRSMYTYWKRTVPPPNMQTFDAPNREVCLVSRARTNTPLQSLVLLNDVQFVEASRNYAERIIKEGGDEIDSRIRFAYEEALGRAPEEWELKTVRAAYQRELKNYQANEGAAVALLNQGESQRDQGLPVAEAAAWTTVASMIFNTYEFITRG; the protein is encoded by the coding sequence ATGCGTACCCTTTCTCTGCGGCACTGGCTGCCACTGCTGCTGGTTGGCATTTCCTGTCTGACACTGTTTGCGGACGAAAAGCAGTCGGCTCCGGCTGCGAAAACTGAGGCGACAGTCGACTTCAGTCGCGATATCCGGCCGATTCTTTCCAATAACTGTTTTTTCTGTCACGGACCGGATGAGAAACATCGGGAAGGTGACCTGCGTCTGGATACGAAAGCGGGCGCTTTTGAGTCGGTGATTGTGCCCGGCAATCTCAAAGCGAGTGCGCTGATTGAACGCATCCTGTACAATGATCCCGACATGCAGATGCCACCGGCAGAGTCTGGTAAGAAACTGAAACCGGCGGAAATCGAACTGTTGAAACAGTGGGTTGCGCAGGGCGCGACGTGGCAGGAACACTGGGCCTACATTAAACCGGAACGGGCTGCCTTGCCGGAAGTGAAACAGAAAGACTGGCCGCAGAATGAGATCGACTATTTCGTGCTGGCGCGTCTGGAACAAGCGGGCTTGAAACCAGCGAAGCCCGCAGACAAGCGGACGCTGGTGCGCCGACTGTATCTGGATCTGCTGGGATTGCCTCCCTCGAAAGAGGAAGTGGATGCGTTTGTGAAATCAGAGGATCCCCGTGCTTATGATAAACTGGTTGATCGTCTGCTGGAATCACCACAATATGCAGAGCGGATGACACTCAAATGGCTGGACCTGGCCCGCTATGCGGATACGAACGGGTATTCGATAGATGGCGGCCGTCACATGTGGCTGTGGCGCGACTGGGTGATCGACGCCTTTTATAAAAACAAACCGTACGATGAATTCATCACGGAACAGATTGCCGGCGATCTGCTGCCCGGCGCGACGGACTGGCAGAAAGTGGCGACCGGTTTTAACCGTAATCATATGATTACCCACGAAGGGGGGACGATCCCCGAAGAGAATCTGGTCAACTACACCGTCGATCGGGTGAAGACGACTTCCGAAGTCTTCATGGGGCTGACCATGGGCTGTGCCCAGTGTCACGATCATAAATACGATCCGATTACGATGAAAGACTTTTATCAGTTTTACGCGTACTTCAATACGCTCGAAGATAAAGGGCTGGACGGTAACTTCGGCATCAACTCGGGCCCCAAAATAAAAGTGAAAACAGAAATTTCCTTTGCGGCTGCAGAACTGAAGGCGCTCGATCAGGAAATTACACAGATCCAGTCCAGGTTGAATCACCCCGATGCAGTCCGGCTGGCTGAGTGGGAAAAGCAGGCCCGTCTGGAATTGTCACAGCGCGGAAAAGATTTAAAACTGCACGAACTGGAAGTGGTCAAGATTTCGGACCCGAATACCCGTACCGAATTTGAAATCAGTGAAGAGGGGCACGTACTCGCGTTATCTCCCAGCGGACGCTCTCCCTCCATTTCATTGAAGATCAAGCCCGGAGTGGAAAAACTAACCGGCTTACGAATCGTATTTTATCCCAATGAAAAAATGCCCCGCAGTAGTATCGGCCATGGTAAGCCAGGGTCATTAGAGGGGGGATTTCTGTTAACCAGTTTTGCTGTTTCCGGAACGTCGGTTCCCTCTGATCAGGTTGACCTGTATGCGATGTTAAAGGTGGCCAGGTTAACGGCGAGTGCTTCGCATCCTGATTATCCTGTGGAAGGCTGCCTGGACCCGCGCGATCATACGGGCTGGTCGCCCGCGCCACAAAATCAGAGTCAGCAGAATCTGACGGTCACGTTCGATCGACCTTATGCAACAAAAGACGCCTCCTATCTCACAGTCATGCTGGTTTGGGGAGATGGAAAATTTCGGTACGGTCAGCGGTTAATGGCCGGAGATTACAAAATCTTTGGGATATCCGGTGTGGATGATGGCACGAATATTCCGGTCGAGATTCAGAAAATCTTGTCCGTTCCTCGGCATGACCGCGCTGAAAGACAAACGACTGCTCTGCAGCTGTATTACAGTCAGATTGCCCCCGAGTTCAAAAACCTGTGGTATCAACTGGAGAATCTCAAAGAACGCCGTCAGATGTTGACCGATGAGTTTGAGACGATGGTCATGAATAAGGCTACGAAACCCCGCGAAACGTATATTTTAGATCGTGGACAATACGATCAGCCCACCGTCAAAGTCAGTACGGGAGTGCCGGGCTTTTTACCGGGAGTGCCTGAGCAGAATCCTGGAAACCGATTGGCGTTAGCGGAATGGCTGACCGCCCGGGAGAATCCACTGACGACTCGCGTGGCGGTGAATCGGTTCTGGGAAATGCTGTTCGGGCAGGGTATCGTATCTACGACGGCGGACTTCGGTTCACAGGGAGACCCTCCCACGCATCCCCAGTTGCTGGACTGGCTGGCGGTCGAATTTTATGAGCAGGGTTGGGATGTGAAACACATTCTGCGGAAGATTCTGCTCTCGGCGACCTACCAGCAGTCTTCCGAGGGTACACCCGAACTCTGGAAAGATGATCCGCAGAACCGGTTACTGGCCCGCGGTGCCCGGTTCCGGTTACAGGCGGAAGTGATTCGAGATGCGACGCTGGATGTTTCCGGTCTGCTGGTCGAGCGAGTGGGAGGCGCGAGTGTGAACCCGTATCAGCCGGAAGGTTTGTGGCGGGAAGTGAGTCATTATGGAAGTTCCCCGGCGACGGCGCAGGTCTTCGTGCAGGATCATGGCGAGAAACTGTACCGCCGGAGCATGTATACCTACTGGAAACGAACGGTGCCTCCGCCGAACATGCAGACCTTTGATGCGCCGAATCGCGAAGTCTGTCTCGTGAGTCGCGCCCGTACGAATACGCCGCTGCAGTCGCTGGTGTTGCTGAACGATGTGCAGTTTGTAGAAGCCTCACGCAATTATGCAGAACGGATCATAAAAGAGGGGGGAGACGAGATCGACTCGCGTATCCGCTTTGCCTATGAGGAGGCATTGGGGCGTGCTCCTGAAGAATGGGAACTGAAAACGGTTCGGGCCGCCTACCAGCGTGAGTTGAAGAACTATCAGGCGAATGAAGGTGCGGCTGTGGCGCTGTTGAATCAGGGAGAATCGCAGCGCGATCAAGGTCTGCCTGTGGCGGAAGCGGCTGCCTGGACGACCGTGGCGAGCATGATTTTCAATACCTACGAATTTATCACACGGGGATAA